The DNA sequence GTGACCTTGATCACGACGTTGGGCTGCTTCGCGACCTCGAGCACCGCGGGCAGCTCGGCCCAGGCGTCGGGCGGCGCCGGCGGCTCGAAGGGCTGCGTCACGCCCAGGTGGTCGATCACCAGCTGCGTGGTCGGGTTGCGCTTCGCCAGCTCGGTCACCTGCGGCATGCGCCCACGCGCCAGCAGGTTGACCGGGAAGCCGTTGCGGCCCGCCGCCGCCAGTACGCGATTGATGCCGGGATCGGCCGCGTCGGTCGACACCTCGGGCGTCATCATGATGCGGATGGCGACCGCGCCGGGGTTCTTCTTCCACTCGTCGATGGTCTCGCCGACCGCGGGATCGGACGCGTTCACCGGCTTGATCACGCCGAAGCGGCCCGGATAGGCCTTCTGCACGGCGACGGCGTAGCTCTCGTCGAAGCGGTACATGGTGTAGACCGACACCAGCAGCGCGCCGTCGACGCCGACCTCGTCCATCGCCTTGATCATGTCCGGCCCGGTGACCTCCGGCGGCCCGTGCAGCACCGCTACCCAGGGCCGGCCGGGATGGTTGCGCTCGTAGCAATGGACCTGGGC is a window from the Alphaproteobacteria bacterium genome containing:
- a CDS encoding amidohydrolase — translated: MPVIDAQVHCYERNHPGRPWVAVLHGPPEVTGPDMIKAMDEVGVDGALLVSVYTMYRFDESYAVAVQKAYPGRFGVIKPVNASDPAVGETIDEWKKNPGAVAIRIMMTPEVSTDAADPGINRVLAAAGRNGFPVNLLARGRMPQVTELAKRNPTTQLVIDHLGVTQPFEPPAPPDAWAELPAVLEVAKQPNVVIKVTGACTLSHEKFPYKDIWDPLARVFDAYGLDRCMWGTDWTRAVGLLTYKEGVDSFRVTDRLSDSDRAVLMGGTLQKVYKWSPKK